ACGTCGGAGCCCGGCAAGACTGCCAAGATCAGGTATCAGGTGCCGCCTCTGACCAAGCCGCTGCAGTTGAAGATAGAGATAATCGACAAAAAGGGAGCCAGGACTTTGGTCGAGAAAGAGGTTTCAGGCGGTGAATATGTCTCTCTCGACGGAAACTACGTCGGAGAGGCCGCGGTTACAATATATCTCGGAGGAGAATTCGTATGGCAAGACAGATATCGTTAAATCCGGAGGGCCTCAGGATAGCCCCTTCCCTGTTGTCGGCGGACCCCCTGTCTATGTCCGACAGTATAGCGTCGCTAAACGGAACCCACGACTGGCTTCACGTCGACGTGATGGACGGTCATTTCGTCCCGAATCTCTCCTATGGCCCCGCCTTGGTAGGGGCTCTGAGGAGGGCTTATCCCGACGAGGTCCTGGACGTTCACCTTATGGTAGAGCCTCCGGAGTCCTTCATAGAGAGCTTCCTGGATAAAGATCCCGATTTTCTCACGGTACACGTCGAGGCGACTACTCATCTTCACAGGGTCCTGAGCCGTATAAGGGAGAGAGGTGCACGTCCCGGAGTTGTCCTTAATCCCGGCACTCCTGTGGGTTCACTGTTTCCGGTGCTGTCCATGGTTGACATGGTCCTGGTCATGTCGGTAAACCCCGGTTTCGGTGGACAGTCCTTCATACCGGAGACGTTATCCAAGCTCGTCGATCTCTGCAGGATCAGGGCATCGAGAAAACTTTCGTTTCTGATAGAGATCGACGGAGGCGTCGGTGCTGGCAACGTATCTGAGATAGTCAGGTCCGGAGCAGACGTGGCTGTCATGGGCAGCGCCGTTTTCGGCACCGATGATCCGGGGAAAACGGTAGAAAAGATCAGAAAAATCGCCTTGGAGGGATCAAAAATATGAATGAATCCTTTGACGACGTTAGAGAACCAGATCGCTTCGACGACGTTAAGTCCGACAACAACGAGTCCTTGGTCTCTTTGGGAGACAGGCTCAAAGAGGAGAGAAACCGACAGGGTTTTACCCTGGACTACGTGGCGGACGAGACCAAGATCAGAAAATCCTACCTGGAGAGCATAGAGCTCGGAGAGATGGACGTCTTCAACGGAAACGTCTACAGGAGGGGGTTTGTCAAAAAATATCTGGGGTTCCTCGGCCGTATGGATCTATGGAAATCCTACGATTTCATCCTGGTGGAGAATGCCAGTGATAAAAAGCCCGAACCCCAACCTGCGCTGGGAGATTTCACCCCTCCTGCCAGGGGTTTCCGCAAAGGTTCTAGAAAAGGGGTCTTTCTGTTGCTGATGGCTGTGATCATCTCTGCCGGATGGTACGTCTGGTCCAACAGGGAGGGACTACACGACGAGGTGGTCAGAATACAGGAGGAAAAGGTGGCTGAACAGGAGAAGAGGGAGGAAGAGGCCAAGCTCTTGGCTGCCAGACAGAGGGAGATAGCCGCTGCCTCCGCCGACTTGACCTCCTCCGATATTCCCGGGGTGGCAGTAGCTCCGTCCTCCGTGGATTCAGCTGTGTCATCATCCCCTGCCTCGGCTGAGTCGGAGAGCCCGATCTTGACTATAAAGGCCCTGAAGGATTCCTGGATTCGCATAACCAGGGAGGGCGAAAGGGTTTTCGGTGGGACCCTCAAGGCCGGAGCCACTTCCGAGGTAGAGGCTACCGGGCTCATACACGTAATATACGGTCGTCCCGAAACCTTGAGCGTAAGCTGGAACGGCAAGCGGGTCGATCCTTCCACCGAGGGAGCCGGGCCGGTACACTTCGTCTACTCTTCCGACGGAACCCAGAAGGCCATCACCTCCGATGAGGCGGAGGCCCTCTGGAAGGAGCCGAGTCAGCCTGTCTCCTCCGAAAAGGCAGAGACGGAAGAAAAACCGGCTCCAGGGCCCAAAAAACTGCTTATAAAAGCCAGCAAGGGAGATTGTTGGATCAAGGCCACTAGAGACGGAAAGACCGTTTACGTTGGAACCCTTAAAAAAGGCGACCAGAGGGAACTGGATCTGACCTCCTCGATAAAGGTTACTTTCGGCAATCCTACCGCCGTGGCCGTATCCCTGGACGGCAAGGACGTCGGACGTCCAGGAACTCCCGGACGGGTCGGTCGAATTGTCTATGAAACGGACGGTTCTGTCAGGGACGTGTCCGAAGAATGAAAAAAATCCACATCCTCACATTAGGCTGTCCTAAAAACTCGGTGGACAGCGAGGTGTTGGCCGATAGATTCGACCCGGAAAATTGGACACTGGTCGACCGGGTGGAGGAGTGCGATATAGCCATAGTAAATACCTGCGGTTTCATCCAGCCGGCGGTGGAGGAGAGCATCGACGTCATCCTCGATCTGGAGGAGATGAAGGCCCAGGGGACATTGGAGAAAATCTGCGTCGTCGGATGTCTCGTCAACAGATACGGAGAGGACCTCAAAAAAGAGTTCCCCTCTGTCGACCTTTGGGCCGAGGCTGAGGACTGGGACTTCCTGGCGAGGGAACTAGGAATCGATTCGCCTCGACGAGGCCGACGGATTCTGACCGAATCGCCTTGGACCAGATATCTCAAGGTCGGCGAGGGCTGCGATACCAGGTGTTCTTTCTGCACGATCCCCTCCATCAGGGGACCTCTTAGAAGCAGGGACCCCAAGGACATCGTGTCCGAGGCGGTAAAGCTGGCGGAAGAGGGGGCCAAGGAGCTCTGTCTGGTGGGGCAGGATCTGACCGTTTATGGCTCGGATCTCTCGAAGCGAGGCTCTCTGTCCGCCCTTTTGGACGCTATGGAAGCCGAGCTTCCGGGGGATATATGGCTCAGGCTTTTTTACCTTCATCCGTCAAGGGTCGACGAGGTTTTCTTGGAGAGAGTGTTGAACAGCTCCAGGATATTGCCCTGGCTCGACATACCGATACAGCACGTAGACGCAGACGTGTTACGCAGGATGAACCGCCCTCCTGTGGAGGAGCATATCAGAAAGCTGTTTAAAGCCGGACGAAGGATGTTCCCGGACTTCGCCTTCAGGACCACCATAATGGTGGGCTTCCCCGGAGAGACGGAAAAAGCCTTTCAGTCCTTGCTGGACTTCGTGGAGGACGTAGCCTTCGATCGACTAGGGGCCTTTACCTTCTGTCCCGAGGAGGGCACCCCGGCGGCTTCCATACCGGACCAGATTCCTCAGGAGGAGAAGAACAGAAGATACGCCGAGTTGATGGAGCTTCAGCAGGGCATCTCTCTGACGAGGCAAAGAGGGTTCGTAGGAAAAGAGATGGACGTTCTGATAGAAGAGGTGGACGAGGAGGACGGAATCAGATGGGGCCGATCCTTCAGGGACGCTCCCGAGATAGACGGTTTGGTGTCGATATCGGGAGCCAAGGACGATGTGCCGGGCGACATGGTGAGGGTCTCTATAACCGACGCCTCGGAATACGACCTCTTCGGAGAGAGGGTACGTTCTGATGGCTAGTCCTACGAAGGAAATAAGGAGGGATTTCCCCTGGGCTCTATCCACCCTTTTCGGTCTGGGTGGTTTCTCCTCTATGCCAGGAACTGTAGGATCCGCCGTATGCTGTCTGATAGTGATGCCGGTGGTGTCGACCCCGTTGCTGCTCTTTTTGATAGTACTCTTCTCCGCTCTGGGAGTATGGGGAGCGGGAAAATACTCTAGGGATAGAGGGCTGTCCGATCCATCGGAGGTCATAGTGGACGAGGCCGTAGGGGTGTGGATATCCATGCTTGGTCACGTCACCTCGGTGGGCGCCTCTGGCTACCTGCTCCCAGCCTTGTTCCTCTTCAGGGTCTTCGACATACTCAAACCTATACCGGTCTCCACCGCGGAGAAACTACCCGGAGGATGGGGGATAATGGCCGATGACGTCGTGGCAGGCGTATTGGCCAACCTATTGCTGTGGACCTTCAGATGGATATTTATAGGAGACGGTTTCGTCCGTCTTTTCGGGTGATAGACTTTGTTCCCCGCGGATATAAAGGACCTGAGCCTACGGTTGAAGGAACTATGCCTAGACGGTAAAGTCAAGATAGCTCTCGCTGAATCCTGCACAGGTGGGCTGATAGGAGGGGCAGTCACCGAGATAGCCGGAAGCTCAGCCTACTTTCAGGGAACCGCCGGAACCTACTCCAACGAAGCCAAGGAAAAAATTCTATCCGTCCCTCCCGAGGTGATCGCGAAACACGGAGCCGTCAGCTCCGAATGTGCGGAGGCCATGGCAGAGGGAGCCTTGAAGCTGTACGATGCGAACATTACGATCTCCGTGACCGGTGTAGCTGGCCCGGATGGAGGATCGGATGATAAACCGGTCGGGACGGTATGGTTCGGTATCGCCGGAACCGGAAGGAGCCCCTCGTCTTTCAGGAAAAACTTCTCCGGGGGGCGTTCGTCCGTCCGTATGGAGACGGTCCGTGTCGCCCTGGAGACCTTGATATCCGAGCTGGGAGGTGTTTTAGTTTGACCGTCGTCAGGTCGTTCCTGGCCCTTCCGATTCCGGAAAAGCTCAGGGTTCTCGTGGAAGAGCTCATCGTCCAGGGACGAAGGGAATTCAGGTCTCCCCGATGGGTCAGAGGGGAGCACCTCCACCTTACCCTCCGTTTCTTCGGAGAGATAGAGGAGAAAAACTACTCGAGACTGGCGGAAAATCTAAAGACAGCCTTTGCTGACGTCCCTTCGGTGGAAGGAATATCCTTGGGGAAAGTCGGCTGTTTCAGACGGAAGGGATCCATCTCCGTCATCTGGATGGCGGTGGAGGAG
The Dethiosulfovibrio russensis DNA segment above includes these coding regions:
- the rpe gene encoding ribulose-phosphate 3-epimerase; this translates as MARQISLNPEGLRIAPSLLSADPLSMSDSIASLNGTHDWLHVDVMDGHFVPNLSYGPALVGALRRAYPDEVLDVHLMVEPPESFIESFLDKDPDFLTVHVEATTHLHRVLSRIRERGARPGVVLNPGTPVGSLFPVLSMVDMVLVMSVNPGFGGQSFIPETLSKLVDLCRIRASRKLSFLIEIDGGVGAGNVSEIVRSGADVAVMGSAVFGTDDPGKTVEKIRKIALEGSKI
- a CDS encoding helix-turn-helix domain-containing protein; protein product: MNESFDDVREPDRFDDVKSDNNESLVSLGDRLKEERNRQGFTLDYVADETKIRKSYLESIELGEMDVFNGNVYRRGFVKKYLGFLGRMDLWKSYDFILVENASDKKPEPQPALGDFTPPARGFRKGSRKGVFLLLMAVIISAGWYVWSNREGLHDEVVRIQEEKVAEQEKREEEAKLLAARQREIAAASADLTSSDIPGVAVAPSSVDSAVSSSPASAESESPILTIKALKDSWIRITREGERVFGGTLKAGATSEVEATGLIHVIYGRPETLSVSWNGKRVDPSTEGAGPVHFVYSSDGTQKAITSDEAEALWKEPSQPVSSEKAETEEKPAPGPKKLLIKASKGDCWIKATRDGKTVYVGTLKKGDQRELDLTSSIKVTFGNPTAVAVSLDGKDVGRPGTPGRVGRIVYETDGSVRDVSEE
- the rimO gene encoding 30S ribosomal protein S12 methylthiotransferase RimO, with protein sequence MKKIHILTLGCPKNSVDSEVLADRFDPENWTLVDRVEECDIAIVNTCGFIQPAVEESIDVILDLEEMKAQGTLEKICVVGCLVNRYGEDLKKEFPSVDLWAEAEDWDFLARELGIDSPRRGRRILTESPWTRYLKVGEGCDTRCSFCTIPSIRGPLRSRDPKDIVSEAVKLAEEGAKELCLVGQDLTVYGSDLSKRGSLSALLDAMEAELPGDIWLRLFYLHPSRVDEVFLERVLNSSRILPWLDIPIQHVDADVLRRMNRPPVEEHIRKLFKAGRRMFPDFAFRTTIMVGFPGETEKAFQSLLDFVEDVAFDRLGAFTFCPEEGTPAASIPDQIPQEEKNRRYAELMELQQGISLTRQRGFVGKEMDVLIEEVDEEDGIRWGRSFRDAPEIDGLVSISGAKDDVPGDMVRVSITDASEYDLFGERVRSDG
- a CDS encoding phosphatidylglycerophosphatase A family protein, which translates into the protein MASPTKEIRRDFPWALSTLFGLGGFSSMPGTVGSAVCCLIVMPVVSTPLLLFLIVLFSALGVWGAGKYSRDRGLSDPSEVIVDEAVGVWISMLGHVTSVGASGYLLPALFLFRVFDILKPIPVSTAEKLPGGWGIMADDVVAGVLANLLLWTFRWIFIGDGFVRLFG
- a CDS encoding CinA family protein — translated: MFPADIKDLSLRLKELCLDGKVKIALAESCTGGLIGGAVTEIAGSSAYFQGTAGTYSNEAKEKILSVPPEVIAKHGAVSSECAEAMAEGALKLYDANITISVTGVAGPDGGSDDKPVGTVWFGIAGTGRSPSSFRKNFSGGRSSVRMETVRVALETLISELGGVLV
- the thpR gene encoding RNA 2',3'-cyclic phosphodiesterase, translated to MTVVRSFLALPIPEKLRVLVEELIVQGRREFRSPRWVRGEHLHLTLRFFGEIEEKNYSRLAENLKTAFADVPSVEGISLGKVGCFRRKGSISVIWMAVEERGRQVTRLAELAGKAAVEAGLSSERRPFRPHMTLARCNGRREDIVAYDCIREIWSPTPFLPVEKALLLRSELTPTGPIYSIEGEYPLTTRRGGR